GCTTGCGGACCAGGGAGGCACAGCGCACCCCGCAGGAGGGGTACTGGAGTTCGAGCGGGCAGCGGTAGCAGTACGGGGAGTAGCCGAGGATGCTGTTGCCGGCGAAGGCCTGGTTCCCGATGTCCCAGTGCACCAGCATCCTGGCGCCCTGGGTCTTGCCGTGGAAGCCGTGGCGCAGTGCGCCGATCCGGTTGCGGCCCGGCTCCGCGACGGCCTGTACAGCGCGCAGCGCGGCCTCGACGACCTCGGCGCCGGTGGAGAAGAAAGCGTAGGTGTCGAGCTGTTCGGGCAGCAGCGCGGCGAGTTGATCGCACAGCGCGGCGCGGTCCGCGGTGGCGAAGTCATGGACGTTCCACAGCCGTCCGGCCTGCTCGGTCAGCGCGGCGACGACCTCGGGGTGGCAGTGGCCGAGCGACTGGGTGAGGGTGCCGGCCGCGAGGTCGATGTACTGGTTGCCGTCGAGGTCGGTGAGCACCGCTCCCCTGCCCTCGACGAAGACCCGACGCCCGAGCGCGGACTCCTCGGAGGCGCCCGGGGCCAGATGCGCGGACTCCTGCGCCAGGAGTTCGAGCTGACGGGGGCCGGTCATCGGCTGCCGTCCAGGGGGCCCGGACCGGCGGCGAGGGGGCTGTCGCCGTCACCGTCGCCGAGTGGTCCCTCACCGAACGGGCCGATCTCGAAGACGAGCAGCCTGAGTTCGGCGTCCGAGTCGTTGACGAGGCCGTGCTCGCCGTACGGGCGGTTCGGTACGACGTCCCCGTCGCGGACCTCGAACTCCTCGCCGTCCACGGTCATGCGGCCCCGGCCGGAGAGGATCACATAGGTCTCCTGGTCGTCGCCGTGCCGGTGCAGTCCGATGGAGGTGCACGGGGGCAGCACCACCAGGTCGATGAAGGCGATGCCGGCGGGGGCGTCCTCGCGACGGTAGGCCCGGTGGGCGAGGATCGTGCCTCTCCCGCCGTGGTCGGCGGTCACCTCGCGCAGCAGCCCCTCGTGCAGATTGGTGATCCGGGTGCGGGTGGGGCCCTGAGGTGCGGGCGGTGGTACGGGGCTCATCAGGATGCGGCTCCTGTCGCGATGTGCGGGATCGGTCCGGGGCGGCGGCGGTTCGGGAAGGCGGCGGTTGGGCGCGCGGGCGACGGCACACCGGTGGCGGTGCCGGTGAAC
Above is a genomic segment from Streptomyces sp. R21 containing:
- a CDS encoding cupin domain-containing protein — translated: MSPVPPPAPQGPTRTRITNLHEGLLREVTADHGGRGTILAHRAYRREDAPAGIAFIDLVVLPPCTSIGLHRHGDDQETYVILSGRGRMTVDGEEFEVRDGDVVPNRPYGEHGLVNDSDAELRLLVFEIGPFGEGPLGDGDGDSPLAAGPGPLDGSR